In the Populus trichocarpa isolate Nisqually-1 chromosome 1, P.trichocarpa_v4.1, whole genome shotgun sequence genome, one interval contains:
- the LOC18095444 gene encoding uncharacterized protein LOC18095444 yields the protein MSVERSFEAWEEVQRHGQDFADRLAQGFTGLIQSHITYPSAFSWPNPPKSKLFDVEFPGHGFSKGDFGVLTDNSGINGFSAILDVGNRIGQAGADFGAALNGMVHQFFRRLPVPFKQDETGGVGVRMDGKSSEVGLGLEGELGLVSERLRDFGFVEDSGGGGGVDGLLDEEIGGLNLKGVGYPGKPQGTINITSTYDSRTHNIESSLVARGDLWRVEASHGSSTSENDNSSLFLVQLGPVLILRDSTFLLPVHLSKQHLLWYGYDRKSGMHSLCPAVWSKHRRWLLMSMLCLNPIACSFVDLQFPNGQLTYVSGEGLSTSAFAPLCGGLLQAQGQYPGEMRFSFSCKNKWGTRITPMVQWPDKSFTLGFAQSLAWRRSGLMVRPAAQFSLCPTFGGSNPGLHAELIHSVNDHLNLICGCAATTHPSAFASLSIGRSKWNGNVGSSGFVLRLDAPLSNVGQPSFSVQINSGIEF from the exons ATGTCGGTAGAAAGATCATTTGAAGCATGGGAGGAGGTCCAAAGGCATGGCCAGGACTTCGCAGACCGGCTAGCTCAAGGCTTCACAGGCCTTATACAGTCACATATAACTTACCCTTCTGCGTTTTCTTGGCCAAACCCTCCAAAATCGAAGCTTTTCGATGTGGAGTTTCCGGGACACGGTTTTAGTAAAGGGGATTTTGGGGTTTTGACTGATAATTCTGGGATAAATGGGTTTTCGGCGATTTTGGATGTTGGAAATAGGATTGGACAAGCTGGGGCTGATTTTGGAGCGGCTTTGAATGGGATGGTGCATCAGTTTTTTAGGAGATTGCCGGTGCCGTTTAAGCAGGATGAGACTGGGGGGGTTGGGGTGAGGATGGATGGTAAAAGTAGTGAGGTGGGGTTGGGTTTGGAGGGAGAGTTGGGTTTGGTTAGTGAGAGGTTGAGGGATTTTGGGTTTGTGGAggatagtggtggtggtggtggagtggATGGCTTGTTGGATGAGGAGATTGGTGGGTTAAATTTGAAGGGTGTGGGATATCCTGGTAAACCACAG GGGACCATAAACATTACCTCAACTTATGACAGCAGAACTCACAACATTGAGAGTTCTTTGGTTGCAAGGGGAGATTTATGGAGAGTAGAGGCATCACATGGAAGTTCCACGTCAGAAAATGATAATTCATCTCTGTTCCTTGTCCAGCTTGGACCTGTGCTGATTTTGCGTGATTCAACCTTTCTTCTGCCCGTGCATCTGTCAAAGCAACACTTGCTTTGGTATGGCTATGATAGAAAG AGTGGAATGCATTCTCTGTGTCCAGCTGTGTGGTCAAAGCATCGAAGGTGGTTGTTAATGTCAATGCTCTGTCTCAATCCTATAGCTTGT TCATTTGTGGATTTACAGTTTCCAAATGGGCAATTGACTTATGTATCTGGTGAGGGGCTGTCTACCAGTGCTTTTGCACCTCTTTGCGGAGGTCTTCTTCAAGCTCAAGGGCAATATCCTGGGGAAATGAGATTCAGCTTCTCTTGTAAG AATAAGTGGGGAACACGAATCACACCGATGGTACAATGGCCTGACAAATCCTTTACATTAGGTTTTGCACAATCTTTGGCATGGCGGAGATCTGGTCTTATGGTGAGACCAGCTGCTCAGTTCAG TTTGTGCCCCACTTTTGGCGGAAGCAATCCTGGGTTGCATGCAGAACTGATTCATTCAGTGAATGACCATTTGAATCTGATATGTGGCTGTGCTGCGACGACACACCCTTCCGCATTTGCATCGCTATCA ATTGGCAGGTCTAAGTGGAATGGTAATGTTGGGAGCTCAGGATTTGTTCTGAGACTCGATGCTCCTCTCTCCAATGTTGGCCAACCTTCCTTTTCTGTTCAGATAAATAGTGGTATTGAGTTTTGA